A section of the Roseivirga sp. BDSF3-8 genome encodes:
- a CDS encoding RimK family protein → MSVNLIVVSNTKDWSFEIPGVEVISARSYLTQAKFLSSRNARIFNLTRSYKYQTSGYYVSLLAAARGHRAFPDVAAIEEMKSRPVVQILGDDLDTLIQKSLHDLRSDKFTLSIYWGKNLSKKYDKLSLQLFNLFRSPLIRAQFVKGQKWTLQSISPIATSDIPADHKPYVEEYARTYFSARRFTVSKRQTPGYALAILVNPEEKTPPSCQKTIAKFQKAAEKAGLSVELITKDDYSRLAEFDALFIRETTAVNHHTFRFAQRAAAEGLVVIDDPDSIIRCTNKVYLAELMQINRVSTPKTLIVHKDNLQEAKDKLGFPCILKQPDSSFSQGVSKAKDGEEYEKTAAKLLKETSELIIAQEFMPTDFDWRVGILGGEPLYVCKYYMAQQHWQIVNWDKGSSTRQHAGKSDTLAVEDAPAGLIDTAIQAASLIGKGLYGVDIKEINGQYYIIEINDNPSIDTGVEDAILKDSLYQHIMNHFLSKIRETKESQIKK, encoded by the coding sequence ATGTCCGTCAACCTAATAGTTGTCAGCAACACCAAAGACTGGAGTTTTGAAATACCCGGAGTGGAGGTTATCTCAGCCAGGAGCTACCTGACCCAGGCCAAGTTTCTTAGCAGCCGCAATGCGCGAATATTCAACCTCACCCGAAGTTACAAGTATCAGACATCCGGATACTATGTATCCCTCCTGGCCGCCGCCAGAGGGCACCGTGCATTCCCTGACGTGGCTGCTATCGAAGAAATGAAAAGCCGGCCTGTCGTTCAGATATTAGGTGATGACCTGGATACGCTCATCCAGAAGTCACTGCATGACCTCCGTAGCGATAAATTTACCCTAAGCATATACTGGGGTAAAAACCTGTCTAAAAAATATGATAAGCTAAGTCTCCAGCTCTTTAACCTGTTTCGTTCGCCCCTCATACGGGCCCAGTTTGTAAAAGGGCAAAAGTGGACTCTGCAAAGCATCAGCCCCATTGCCACAAGTGATATTCCCGCGGACCATAAGCCTTACGTGGAGGAGTATGCCAGAACTTACTTTAGTGCCAGACGCTTTACCGTAAGCAAGCGACAGACACCGGGGTATGCGCTGGCCATATTAGTGAACCCTGAAGAAAAAACACCTCCGAGTTGCCAAAAGACAATTGCTAAGTTTCAAAAAGCTGCTGAAAAGGCCGGGCTGAGTGTAGAGCTTATCACCAAAGATGATTACAGCCGCCTGGCAGAATTCGATGCACTTTTTATCCGGGAAACTACCGCCGTCAATCATCACACCTTCAGGTTTGCTCAACGGGCCGCTGCGGAAGGGCTAGTGGTGATTGACGACCCAGATTCAATTATTCGCTGTACCAATAAGGTATACCTGGCAGAGTTAATGCAAATAAACCGTGTTAGCACCCCTAAGACCCTTATCGTGCACAAGGATAATCTGCAGGAAGCAAAGGACAAACTTGGATTCCCGTGCATCCTCAAACAGCCTGACAGTTCCTTTTCACAAGGCGTTTCGAAAGCTAAGGACGGCGAAGAGTATGAAAAAACAGCGGCAAAATTACTAAAAGAGACCAGTGAGCTAATTATCGCTCAGGAATTTATGCCTACCGACTTTGACTGGCGGGTAGGCATACTTGGCGGAGAGCCTTTGTATGTATGTAAATACTACATGGCACAGCAACACTGGCAAATTGTGAACTGGGACAAAGGGTCATCCACCCGGCAACATGCCGGCAAAAGTGACACCCTGGCGGTAGAAGATGCACCTGCAGGGCTGATTGACACAGCTATACAGGCCGCTAGTCTTATTGGGAAGGGACTTTACGGAGTGGATATTAAAGAAATAAACGGGCAGTACTACATCATTGAAATAAATGACAACCCCAGTATTGATACCGGTGTGGAAGACGCCATTCTGAAAGACAGCCTGTACCAGCATATCATGAACCATTTTCTCTCAAAAATTCGCGAGACCAAAGAGTCTCAGATTAAAAAATAA
- a CDS encoding N-formylglutamate amidohydrolase: protein MILLSCEHAGNKVPAAYQKLFSQCDNLLQSHRGWDPGALPVAQELSRLIDAKLFTYSYTRLLIEPNRSIHHKNLFSHLSKELPKPRKQDLIDNYYLPYRFKVEKAIEAALPSAIVWHFSIHSFTPELNGQVRNTDIGLLYDPSSNLEKEICLEVKNQLLHHSPYRVRLNYPYLGKADGFTTYLRRRFPVNYAGVEIEINQNLASANPTAVAGAIAEAIQQIYHPL, encoded by the coding sequence ATGATTCTCTTAAGCTGTGAGCATGCCGGTAATAAAGTACCGGCAGCTTACCAAAAGCTCTTTTCCCAATGCGACAACCTCCTGCAATCGCACCGGGGCTGGGACCCCGGTGCACTCCCTGTAGCACAGGAGCTCAGCCGGCTCATCGATGCCAAATTATTTACCTATTCATACACCAGATTACTCATAGAACCTAACCGGAGTATCCACCACAAAAACCTTTTTAGCCACCTGAGTAAGGAACTCCCTAAACCCCGGAAACAGGACCTTATCGATAATTATTACCTGCCCTACCGCTTTAAAGTAGAGAAGGCCATTGAAGCAGCCCTACCAAGTGCTATCGTATGGCACTTTTCTATCCACTCATTCACCCCCGAGCTTAACGGTCAGGTCAGAAACACCGATATAGGCTTGCTTTATGATCCTTCCTCTAATTTAGAAAAAGAAATATGCCTGGAGGTAAAGAATCAACTCCTTCATCACTCGCCTTATCGCGTACGCCTGAATTACCCCTACCTTGGCAAAGCAGATGGCTTTACCACATATCTGAGAAGGAGATTTCCTGTAAACTATGCCGGCGTTGAAATCGAAATTAATCAAAACCTGGCATCTGCAAATCCAACCGCTGTAGCTGGAGCTATTGCTGAGGCTATTCAACAGATTTATCACCCCTTATAA
- a CDS encoding SDR family oxidoreductase, with translation MKVLVAGANGNTGRRVVSLLGKNGFEPYAMVRKKEQMEKMSDLGGKPVLGDLEEDLGEVVKGMDAIIFAAGSGGNTGPEKTIDIDQNGAIKLIQEAENKGVPRFIMLSAISADNPSGGPEKLQHYLEAKHNADEALKASNLLYTILRPGTLNDDPSSGIRAAASLDDPTGQISRQDVAKALVECLNIESTQGKIIEMQGGNLNVQEALLDATKS, from the coding sequence ATGAAAGTATTAGTAGCTGGAGCAAACGGCAATACAGGTCGGCGAGTAGTATCACTGTTAGGTAAAAATGGATTTGAGCCCTACGCTATGGTGAGAAAAAAGGAACAGATGGAAAAGATGTCTGACCTGGGCGGAAAGCCTGTATTAGGAGATCTGGAAGAGGACCTTGGTGAAGTTGTGAAAGGCATGGATGCTATTATTTTTGCTGCCGGATCGGGGGGAAACACTGGTCCCGAAAAAACTATAGACATTGATCAGAACGGAGCTATAAAGCTGATTCAGGAGGCCGAGAATAAGGGTGTGCCAAGGTTCATCATGCTCAGCGCAATCAGTGCAGATAACCCTTCTGGCGGCCCGGAAAAATTACAGCATTATTTGGAAGCAAAGCACAATGCTGATGAGGCACTGAAGGCAAGTAACCTTTTATATACTATTCTCAGACCTGGTACGCTTAATGACGATCCATCTTCTGGAATCAGGGCGGCGGCCTCCCTGGATGACCCGACGGGGCAGATAAGCCGGCAGGATGTGGCTAAGGCTTTAGTCGAATGCCTTAACATAGAGTCCACTCAGGGAAAGATAATTGAGATGCAAGGAGGAAACCTGAATGTACAGGAGGCCCTTCTTGATGCGACCAAGTCATAA
- a CDS encoding C39 family peptidase — protein METFLRFDISAQPDDTTCGPTCLHSVYRYYGDTFSLSRLISEVEMLREGGTLAGNLGCHALLRGYRVSLYTYDLNLFDPTWFAHGLPVVDLADKLKRQLAYKRGSKFAYATNLYLQYLELGGVIKYEDLNGSLIRRYLKAGIPILTGLSATYLYNDAREHGVDHDDLRGYPAGHFVVLSGYDQDSRMVQVSDPHMSNPFTGQQYTVGMNKLIGAIMLGIVTYDANILVIEPQKTT, from the coding sequence TTGGAGACATTCTTAAGATTTGATATCTCCGCTCAGCCGGACGATACCACCTGCGGGCCCACCTGCCTGCATTCCGTCTATCGCTACTATGGCGATACATTCAGTCTCTCCCGTCTCATAAGCGAGGTGGAAATGCTTAGGGAGGGCGGCACACTGGCCGGCAATCTCGGTTGTCATGCCCTTCTCAGAGGGTATCGGGTCAGCCTTTATACCTATGATCTTAATCTATTCGACCCTACCTGGTTTGCTCACGGCCTACCGGTAGTGGATCTGGCTGATAAGTTGAAAAGACAACTCGCCTACAAGCGTGGTAGCAAATTCGCCTATGCAACCAATCTCTACCTGCAATACCTTGAACTGGGCGGGGTCATCAAGTATGAAGATCTTAACGGTTCCCTGATTCGTCGCTACCTGAAAGCCGGCATACCTATCCTTACCGGACTCAGCGCCACATATCTATATAATGATGCCAGAGAGCATGGTGTGGACCATGATGATCTCCGTGGCTACCCTGCGGGTCATTTCGTCGTCCTGAGCGGATACGATCAGGATTCTCGCATGGTTCAGGTATCTGATCCACACATGAGTAATCCCTTTACCGGGCAACAATACACCGTAGGCATGAACAAACTCATTGGGGCCATTATGCTCGGCATAGTGACCTATGATGCCAATATCCTCGTTATCGAACCTCAAAAAACTACCTAA
- a CDS encoding glutamate-cysteine ligase family protein, whose translation MKSYHLFEAYGVELEYMIVDRSDLSVKPVSDKVMEKVTGFITDEVIGPDISWSNELVLHVIELKTTRPAAGLNGLAEKFSEAISEINRILEEENAMLLPTAMHPLMQPESEMHLWPHGNRDIYAAYDRIFNCKGHGWANLQSVHLNLPFNGKGEFARLHTAIRIILPLLPAIAASSPIYEGVLSGLSDSRLNVYKTNQCAIPQIAGMVIPEPVLSPEEYDRVIFQPMYQAIAPLDPDSILQEEWLNSRGAIARFDRNAIEIRVIDIQECPAADLAILQATCAVLQALVEEQLSPFSLQFQQDTGKLAAILNGSIQYGEGYIIEDVTYLESLGLLPEPATAGAVWQKLLEKITIPEEAIKPLRVILSGGTLSSRIKKALGSEPNVETIQEVYRQLADCLAKNESFIPAS comes from the coding sequence ATGAAATCATACCACCTGTTCGAAGCCTACGGGGTAGAACTAGAATACATGATTGTAGACAGGAGTGACCTTAGTGTAAAACCTGTTTCAGACAAAGTAATGGAAAAGGTAACCGGCTTTATCACCGATGAGGTAATCGGCCCGGATATCAGTTGGAGTAACGAGCTAGTCCTCCACGTAATAGAATTAAAAACCACACGCCCGGCCGCCGGGCTTAACGGTCTAGCTGAAAAGTTCAGTGAAGCCATCTCAGAAATAAACCGGATACTGGAAGAGGAGAATGCAATGCTTCTGCCCACCGCCATGCACCCATTAATGCAACCGGAATCAGAAATGCATCTTTGGCCTCACGGGAACCGCGATATATACGCTGCCTACGACCGCATTTTCAACTGCAAAGGCCATGGCTGGGCTAACCTACAGAGCGTGCATCTTAACCTGCCTTTTAATGGTAAAGGAGAGTTTGCCCGTTTACATACCGCTATCAGAATTATATTACCATTACTCCCAGCTATAGCGGCCAGCTCCCCCATCTACGAAGGCGTACTGTCAGGATTAAGTGATAGCAGGCTTAATGTGTATAAGACCAACCAATGTGCTATTCCGCAAATTGCCGGTATGGTCATTCCTGAACCGGTCCTCTCCCCGGAAGAATATGACCGGGTGATTTTTCAACCAATGTACCAGGCCATAGCTCCGCTTGACCCGGACAGTATATTACAGGAAGAGTGGCTGAACAGCCGTGGAGCCATTGCCCGCTTCGATAGAAATGCCATTGAGATTCGTGTCATAGACATACAGGAATGCCCCGCAGCCGATCTGGCCATATTGCAAGCTACCTGTGCCGTACTACAGGCACTCGTGGAGGAACAGCTTTCCCCATTTTCACTGCAATTCCAGCAGGATACCGGTAAGCTTGCTGCCATTTTAAACGGCTCCATTCAATATGGAGAAGGGTATATTATAGAAGACGTGACCTACCTGGAAAGCCTGGGCCTGCTTCCGGAACCTGCAACAGCCGGAGCAGTATGGCAAAAGCTACTTGAGAAAATCACCATTCCTGAAGAGGCCATTAAACCTTTGAGGGTAATTCTTTCGGGAGGAACGCTTAGTAGCCGGATCAAAAAGGCTCTGGGAAGTGAACCAAATGTAGAGACTATCCAAGAAGTATACCGCCAGCTAGCAGACTGTTTGGCTAAAAATGAATCTTTCATTCCCGCTTCATGA
- a CDS encoding succinylglutamate desuccinylase/aspartoacylase family protein, with protein sequence MKTISIYGHKVKPGQSIQIDIPVARLPSHTLIDLPAFVYRAAKPGPTLLLSAGIHGDEINGIEIIRRLISRDLIFPDAGMVIALPLVNIYGFLHHSRQLPDGKDLNRCFPGSQKGSLARQIAYMLMNEIIPHIDYGVDFHTGGARISNYPQIRATLDDDKNKELGMAFGAPLLINSNLIDKSFRKAAYKAGKTILVYEGGESLRIDEFAVDKAIEGVLRLMHHLNMKEVGPGPAETSLIKSSSWVRARISGIFHSKVGYGEKVKKNQLVAKINDPYGSSLHNVKSPMDGVVIGVNNMPVINAGNALLHIGSTEYITGADGEE encoded by the coding sequence TTGAAGACGATTTCCATTTACGGCCATAAGGTTAAACCGGGACAGAGTATTCAGATAGATATACCTGTGGCCCGCCTGCCTTCTCATACATTGATAGACCTTCCGGCGTTTGTATACCGTGCGGCTAAGCCTGGTCCTACACTGTTGTTGAGCGCCGGAATACATGGAGATGAGATCAACGGCATAGAAATCATTCGCAGGCTGATATCCCGTGACCTGATCTTTCCTGATGCCGGAATGGTAATCGCCCTTCCCCTGGTGAACATTTATGGTTTTTTGCACCATTCGAGGCAATTACCTGATGGGAAGGATCTGAACCGGTGCTTTCCGGGGTCACAAAAAGGCTCACTTGCCCGGCAGATAGCCTACATGCTGATGAATGAGATCATTCCTCATATTGACTATGGAGTGGATTTTCATACCGGTGGGGCGCGTATCAGTAATTACCCCCAGATCAGGGCAACGCTTGATGATGATAAAAACAAGGAGCTTGGGATGGCTTTTGGGGCCCCCTTGTTGATTAATTCAAACCTGATAGATAAATCGTTCAGAAAAGCTGCTTATAAAGCTGGCAAGACTATACTGGTTTATGAAGGAGGTGAGTCTTTGCGGATCGATGAATTTGCGGTGGATAAAGCGATAGAGGGAGTGCTGAGGCTTATGCACCACCTGAATATGAAAGAGGTGGGGCCAGGGCCCGCAGAAACTTCTCTAATTAAGAGCTCTTCGTGGGTAAGGGCCAGAATATCCGGTATTTTTCACTCTAAAGTAGGCTATGGTGAAAAGGTGAAAAAAAATCAATTGGTCGCTAAGATAAACGATCCTTACGGCTCCTCTCTTCATAATGTGAAAAGTCCGATGGATGGGGTTGTGATCGGTGTAAATAATATGCCTGTGATTAATGCAGGTAATGCTCTTTTGCATATCGGCTCTACCGAATACATTACGGGAGCAGATGGAGAGGAGTAA